In a single window of the Bacteroides acidifaciens genome:
- a CDS encoding HlyD family secretion protein — protein MTPIKSQNSNMLLAFLTLLGVIAIVAVVGFFMLRKGPEIIQGQAEVTEYRVSSKVPGRILEFRVKEGQSVNAGDTLAILEAPDVVAKMEQARAAEAAAQAQNAKAIKGARQEQIQAAYEMWQKAQAGVTIAEKSYQRVKNLYEQGVMPAQKLDEVTAQRDASIATEKAAKAQYTMAKNGAEREDKMAAEALVNRAKGAVAEVESYIKETYLIAQAAGEVSEIFPKVGELVGTGAPIMNIAELNDMWVTFNVREDLLKNLTMGSEFEAVIPALDNKKIHLKVYYLKDLGTYAAWKATKTTGQFDLKTFEVKASPTEKVENLRPGMSVIIGK, from the coding sequence ATGACACCTATAAAATCACAAAACAGCAATATGCTGCTTGCATTCCTTACTCTACTGGGAGTTATTGCAATCGTTGCAGTCGTTGGCTTCTTCATGCTTCGCAAAGGTCCTGAAATCATACAGGGACAGGCTGAAGTTACCGAGTATCGCGTTTCGAGCAAAGTTCCGGGACGTATATTGGAATTTCGCGTGAAAGAAGGGCAAAGCGTCAATGCCGGAGATACGCTGGCCATTTTGGAAGCTCCTGACGTAGTGGCAAAAATGGAACAGGCACGTGCTGCCGAAGCTGCCGCACAGGCACAAAACGCAAAAGCAATCAAAGGCGCACGTCAGGAACAAATCCAGGCAGCATACGAAATGTGGCAAAAAGCCCAAGCTGGCGTCACCATTGCCGAAAAATCATATCAACGTGTAAAGAATCTCTATGAGCAGGGAGTAATGCCGGCACAGAAATTGGATGAAGTCACTGCGCAACGGGATGCAAGCATTGCTACAGAGAAAGCAGCTAAAGCACAATATACCATGGCAAAGAACGGAGCGGAACGTGAAGATAAGATGGCTGCGGAAGCTTTGGTAAACCGGGCAAAAGGTGCTGTTGCCGAAGTAGAATCGTACATAAAGGAGACTTATCTCATAGCACAGGCTGCGGGAGAAGTTTCAGAGATATTCCCGAAGGTAGGCGAATTGGTGGGTACCGGTGCTCCCATCATGAATATCGCCGAACTCAACGACATGTGGGTAACATTCAACGTACGCGAGGATCTGCTCAAAAATCTGACAATGGGTTCGGAATTCGAAGCAGTCATTCCTGCTTTGGACAATAAAAAGATCCACCTCAAAGTATATTATCTGAAAGACTTAGGCACTTATGCTGCCTGGAAAGCAACCAAAACAACCGGACAGTTCGATCTGAAAACATTCGAAGTAAAAGCTTCTCCGACAGAGAAGGTGGAAAACCTCCGTCCGGGTATGTCTGTCATCATTGGCAAGTAA
- a CDS encoding TolC family protein, whose protein sequence is MKKVFLLTILLSLTFIGKAQNFLSLDSCRALALANNKDLLISNEKINAAHYQRKAAFTNYLPNFSATGAYMRNQKEFSLLNNDQKAALSGLGTNLAGPIQQVATEIATAHPELAPLIASLSGKLGAALPALDQAGNSLVDALRTDTRNVYAGAITLTQPLYMGGKIRAYNKITKYAEELAQQQHHGGMQEVIMSTDQAYWQVISLVNKKKLAEGYLKLLQQLDSDVEKMIHEGVATKADGLSVRVKVNEAEMTLTKVEDGLSLARMLLCQLCGIDLSSPITLADENMEDIPLLTTDPHFNLSTAYENRPEIRSLELATQIYKQKVNVTRAEHLPSIALMGNYMVTNPSVFNSFENKFKGMWNVGVMVQIPIWHWGEGIYKTKAAKAEARIAQYQLQDAREKIELQVNQAAFKVKEAGKKLVMSSKNMEKAEENLRYATLGFKEGVIATSNVLEAQTAWLSAHSEKIDAQIDVKLTEIYLKKSLGTLK, encoded by the coding sequence ATGAAAAAAGTATTTCTTCTGACAATTCTGCTAAGCCTCACTTTCATAGGAAAAGCGCAAAACTTTCTAAGTCTGGATAGTTGCCGCGCATTAGCTCTTGCCAACAACAAAGATTTGTTGATAAGCAATGAGAAAATAAATGCCGCCCATTATCAACGGAAAGCCGCATTTACGAATTATCTGCCCAATTTCTCGGCAACCGGAGCTTACATGAGAAACCAGAAAGAGTTTTCATTATTAAATAATGACCAAAAGGCTGCGCTTTCTGGATTAGGAACTAATCTGGCAGGCCCTATCCAACAGGTTGCAACCGAGATTGCAACAGCACATCCAGAATTGGCACCACTTATTGCTTCCCTAAGCGGAAAACTAGGAGCGGCTCTGCCGGCTCTCGACCAAGCGGGGAACTCTTTAGTGGATGCGCTCCGTACAGATACGAGAAATGTCTATGCAGGCGCCATTACATTGACACAGCCTTTATACATGGGTGGAAAAATCCGGGCGTACAACAAAATAACAAAGTATGCCGAAGAATTGGCTCAGCAACAACACCATGGCGGTATGCAGGAAGTAATCATGAGTACAGACCAAGCTTACTGGCAAGTTATTTCACTGGTCAATAAGAAGAAGCTGGCGGAAGGTTATTTAAAGCTTTTGCAACAGCTGGACAGTGATGTAGAAAAAATGATTCATGAAGGAGTAGCCACCAAAGCAGACGGTCTGTCTGTACGCGTCAAGGTGAATGAAGCGGAAATGACACTCACCAAAGTGGAAGACGGATTGAGCCTTGCCCGAATGTTGTTGTGTCAACTATGTGGCATTGATCTTAGCTCCCCCATCACGCTGGCAGATGAAAATATGGAAGATATTCCATTACTGACAACAGACCCTCATTTCAATTTGTCTACCGCTTATGAGAATCGTCCGGAAATACGTAGTCTCGAATTAGCAACACAGATTTATAAACAGAAAGTAAACGTAACCCGTGCCGAACATCTTCCCTCCATCGCATTGATGGGGAATTATATGGTAACCAATCCTTCTGTCTTCAATAGCTTTGAAAACAAATTCAAAGGCATGTGGAATGTGGGAGTGATGGTACAGATACCTATATGGCACTGGGGAGAAGGTATTTATAAAACCAAAGCGGCAAAAGCCGAAGCCCGCATTGCACAATACCAGCTTCAGGACGCACGCGAAAAAATAGAGTTGCAGGTCAATCAAGCCGCTTTCAAGGTAAAGGAAGCAGGTAAGAAACTGGTTATGTCTTCCAAAAACATGGAAAAAGCGGAAGAGAATCTGCGCTATGCAACGCTTGGTTTTAAAGAGGGAGTGATTGCCACCAGTAATGTTCTTGAAGCACAAACGGCATGGCTGTCCGCTCATTCAGAAAAGATTGACGCACAAATAGATGTGAAGCTGACAGAAATCTATTTGAAGAAATCTTTGGGAACGCTGAAATAA
- a CDS encoding SWIM zinc finger domain-containing protein, which yields MLLNLTEEQIAQLAPDAASVKAGKGLASRAKWLLLEYSDRAIWGHCQGSGQTPYQTVVDIKDIAFRCSCPSRKFPCKHALGLLYMYASYSESFKQAEEPDWVETWLSKRKEKEEKKERKEKKTAAPIDEAAQAKRQAVRHQKVLGGIEDLQIWMKDLLRNGLLNVPERAYTLFEAISRRMVDAQASGLAGRLRGLRELNFYSEDWKFKLTDKLSKIYLLAESYKHLDNLPADWQFEIRTQIGYPQSKEEVMAGEPVEDQWMVLHTRSNKVNDLRTDVFWLYGKASHRMAVYVYFMVPGTLPEFTILSGGTYQGPLYFYKGVAALRALPKELQRLDEKFQPSCWPDLETATQYYRTIVQTNPFVEEVPLLVDNVRLVTAGNAQYLQDAEGRVIPVHVDENIRIDILATTGGKPFAAFLLADVTFWELKTIWYQSEYYFWKDERN from the coding sequence ATGTTATTAAATCTGACAGAAGAACAAATTGCCCAATTGGCGCCGGATGCGGCTTCAGTGAAGGCAGGAAAAGGTTTAGCGAGTCGAGCCAAATGGTTGCTTTTGGAGTATAGTGACCGTGCAATCTGGGGGCATTGTCAAGGAAGTGGACAAACACCTTATCAAACAGTTGTTGATATAAAGGATATTGCATTTAGATGTTCTTGCCCCAGCCGTAAGTTTCCATGTAAACATGCTTTAGGACTTTTATATATGTATGCGTCTTATTCCGAATCTTTCAAGCAGGCAGAGGAACCGGATTGGGTGGAAACATGGCTTTCCAAACGTAAAGAGAAGGAAGAAAAGAAAGAGCGGAAAGAAAAAAAGACGGCAGCTCCGATAGATGAGGCGGCGCAGGCTAAGAGACAGGCTGTGCGTCATCAAAAAGTGTTGGGAGGGATTGAAGACCTTCAGATATGGATGAAAGACTTGTTGCGCAACGGCTTACTCAACGTTCCGGAGAGAGCCTACACCTTGTTTGAAGCTATCTCGCGGAGAATGGTTGACGCACAGGCATCAGGGCTGGCAGGCAGGCTGAGGGGACTTCGGGAGTTGAATTTCTATTCGGAGGACTGGAAATTCAAACTGACAGACAAACTGAGTAAAATATATCTGCTTGCGGAAAGCTATAAACATTTGGACAATCTTCCGGCTGACTGGCAATTCGAAATTCGTACTCAAATAGGATATCCGCAATCAAAGGAAGAGGTGATGGCGGGAGAACCTGTCGAAGATCAGTGGATGGTGCTACATACAAGAAGTAATAAGGTGAACGATTTGCGAACCGATGTTTTTTGGTTGTACGGAAAGGCGAGTCACCGGATGGCGGTGTATGTTTATTTTATGGTTCCGGGAACGCTGCCGGAGTTTACGATTCTGTCCGGTGGTACGTATCAGGGTCCATTGTACTTTTACAAAGGAGTTGCCGCTTTACGTGCATTGCCCAAAGAACTGCAACGGTTGGACGAAAAATTCCAACCTTCTTGTTGGCCCGACTTGGAAACTGCCACACAATATTATAGAACGATCGTCCAGACCAATCCTTTTGTGGAGGAAGTCCCTTTATTGGTAGATAATGTCAGATTGGTGACAGCCGGCAATGCGCAATACCTGCAAGATGCCGAAGGACGTGTCATACCGGTACATGTGGACGAAAACATTCGTATTGATATTCTTGCTACTACCGGTGGAAAGCCTTTTGCTGCTTTCCTGCTGGCGGATGTTACTTTTTGGGAATTGAAAACTATTTGGTATCAATCTGAATATTATTTTTGGAAAGATGAACGTAACTGA
- a CDS encoding DUF5691 domain-containing protein, which produces MNVTDQLINIALLGTATRELIATDLPEELQDSLRDIQEKAEDAETAFYQLSALGFAFRRAGLKAYSLKEPVSVSEAPEESKACFSREVGELLTSLHGNRNSYLLLYAYRKAIAFDKLLPPVYLPALLQRAFDRNNPKRHEEQRWLSELSGRRGRWLLSEMGLPAWGEPGNESWETASHEERKRMLCRLRQEQPEQGLALLQTELKNESAAHREELIRCLRIGLTKADETFLQELLLKDRSSSVKETARRLLCSLPDSEQVKTYQELLRGKLHFNFLSGWSYDKIEYTPEMKKLGFEEVSANKNEKDDRFLLRQLAERVPLSFWSEFYDCTPEKAAGKLAKKPPFQKLFDLSSPILNFGDSVWAYYTLKENAEEDMSLALAGLLSPSQREEIAFQITRGGLIPDSWFNEDGGEWGMKFSSYVLQRLLRNNYYLPKETAEQLAVYFPAEMRGTLEQIATSVTKQENNTTFYFCRLVLEYMDVKQKIDTLIK; this is translated from the coding sequence ATGAACGTAACTGACCAACTGATTAACATAGCATTATTAGGGACTGCTACTCGTGAACTGATAGCAACGGATTTGCCCGAAGAATTGCAAGACAGCTTGCGTGACATTCAAGAGAAAGCAGAAGATGCGGAGACTGCTTTTTATCAATTGTCGGCTTTAGGTTTCGCTTTCAGACGTGCCGGATTGAAGGCATACTCGTTGAAAGAACCCGTGTCTGTATCGGAAGCTCCTGAAGAGAGTAAAGCCTGCTTCTCCCGCGAAGTGGGAGAACTGTTGACTTCTCTGCATGGTAACCGGAACTCGTATCTCTTATTATATGCATATCGTAAAGCGATAGCTTTCGATAAGTTGTTGCCGCCGGTTTATCTGCCGGCTTTATTGCAAAGGGCTTTTGACCGAAACAATCCTAAACGGCACGAAGAGCAACGTTGGTTGTCGGAATTGTCGGGGCGTAGAGGGCGTTGGCTGCTTTCGGAAATGGGACTTCCCGCATGGGGAGAACCGGGGAATGAAAGTTGGGAGACGGCTTCCCACGAAGAACGGAAACGGATGTTGTGTCGTTTGCGGCAGGAACAGCCCGAACAAGGACTGGCTTTATTGCAGACAGAGTTGAAGAATGAATCAGCCGCTCATCGCGAGGAGTTGATTCGGTGTCTGCGTATAGGATTGACCAAAGCGGACGAGACTTTCTTGCAGGAACTCCTTTTGAAGGACAGAAGTAGCAGTGTCAAAGAGACTGCCCGCCGATTGTTGTGCAGCTTGCCGGATTCGGAACAGGTGAAAACCTATCAGGAGTTGTTGCGTGGGAAATTGCATTTTAATTTTCTTTCAGGGTGGTCGTACGATAAGATTGAATATACGCCGGAAATGAAGAAATTAGGATTTGAAGAGGTCAGTGCCAATAAAAACGAAAAAGATGATCGCTTCTTGTTGAGGCAATTGGCAGAACGGGTGCCACTAAGTTTTTGGAGTGAGTTCTACGACTGTACACCGGAAAAGGCAGCGGGTAAATTGGCGAAGAAACCTCCTTTTCAGAAATTGTTTGATCTTTCAAGTCCGATTCTGAATTTCGGAGATTCCGTATGGGCTTATTACACATTGAAAGAAAATGCGGAAGAAGATATGAGCCTTGCGTTAGCGGGGTTGCTTTCTCCTTCTCAGCGTGAAGAAATAGCATTTCAGATAACCAGAGGCGGACTGATTCCGGATAGTTGGTTTAATGAAGACGGCGGGGAATGGGGAATGAAATTTTCATCCTATGTCTTGCAACGCCTTCTGCGAAATAACTACTATCTTCCTAAAGAAACGGCGGAACAATTGGCTGTGTATTTCCCTGCTGAAATGAGAGGTACGTTGGAGCAGATTGCCACTTCGGTGACAAAGCAGGAGAACAATACGACTTTTTACTTTTGCCGGTTGGTACTGGAGTACATGGATGTAAAACAGAAAATAGATACCTTAATTAAATAA
- a CDS encoding ATP-binding protein, producing MSALLREHAEQQFAEELHELKKNETYAIPENWEMSPQSVVTYLMGGKLKNGFEVSPKYIGHRRLMEIAVATLATDRALLLYGLPGTAKSWVSEHIAAAISGNSTLIVQGTAGTGEEAIRYGWNYARLLAEGPSEGALIQTPVMKAMQEGKIGRIEELTRIGSDVQDTLITILSEKTLPVPELNKEIQAVRGFNIIATANNRDKGVNELSSALKRRFNTVILPLPDSIDEEIDIVRRRVESFEKVMQLPAEKPALSEIRRVVTIFRELRQGATVDGKTKLKTPSGTLSTAEAISVVNNGLAMAGYFGDGEIHAEDLVSGILGAVVKDPVQDKVVWQEYMETVVKNREGWKDIYRASRDMI from the coding sequence ATGAGCGCTTTATTGAGAGAACATGCCGAACAGCAATTTGCAGAAGAACTTCATGAGTTGAAAAAGAACGAGACTTATGCCATTCCGGAGAACTGGGAAATGTCTCCGCAGTCTGTGGTCACTTATCTGATGGGTGGCAAGTTGAAGAATGGTTTCGAAGTCTCTCCGAAATATATCGGCCACCGTCGTCTGATGGAAATAGCGGTCGCCACTTTGGCAACCGACCGCGCGTTGTTGCTTTACGGCTTACCCGGAACGGCAAAAAGCTGGGTGAGTGAGCATATTGCGGCTGCCATCTCGGGCAATTCGACGTTGATAGTGCAGGGTACAGCCGGAACAGGTGAAGAGGCCATCCGTTATGGATGGAACTATGCACGTTTACTGGCGGAAGGACCAAGTGAGGGTGCTTTGATACAGACTCCTGTCATGAAAGCGATGCAGGAAGGAAAGATCGGGCGTATTGAAGAGTTGACCCGAATCGGTTCGGATGTACAGGATACTTTGATTACGATTCTCTCAGAAAAGACGCTCCCCGTTCCTGAGTTGAATAAGGAGATACAGGCTGTCCGCGGCTTCAATATCATTGCCACCGCCAACAATCGCGATAAGGGGGTGAATGAACTTTCGAGTGCTTTGAAGCGACGTTTCAATACGGTCATTTTGCCTTTGCCTGACTCTATTGACGAGGAGATTGATATTGTCCGTCGTCGGGTGGAAAGCTTTGAGAAGGTGATGCAACTTCCGGCAGAGAAGCCGGCGTTGTCGGAAATTCGGCGGGTGGTCACCATTTTCCGTGAACTTCGGCAGGGGGCGACTGTCGATGGCAAGACCAAACTGAAAACACCGAGTGGTACGCTTAGCACGGCTGAAGCCATCTCGGTTGTGAATAACGGCTTGGCAATGGCCGGTTATTTCGGCGATGGAGAAATCCATGCGGAAGACTTGGTATCCGGTATCTTGGGAGCAGTGGTAAAAGACCCGGTACAAGATAAAGTCGTTTGGCAGGAATACATGGAAACAGTCGTGAAGAACCGGGAGGGTTGGAAAGACATCTATCGTGCTTCAAGGGATATGATCTAA
- a CDS encoding DUF5682 family protein, translating into MAIHLLGIRHHGPGSCRNVLNYLQELQPDLILVEGPAEAEALLACVGNLQMVPPVALLAYQPDEPQRAVFYPFAEFSPEWQAMRYAVQNGVPLRFFDLPLVYSMALRKQEELKASEELTESVDGQTDPTETEATETETIEMEAAEMEVAEETVTAAEEKKEESIGDPFDWLARAAGCTDGESWWEMMIEHRKESEDIFQAVKEAVTALREELSGQTSARDLLREAWMRKMIRAAQKENFERIAVVCGAWHVPALEDMPKVKEDNALLKGLPKVKIECTWIPWTYNRLALRSGYGAGIESPGWYHYLWHHPEDDGTLWISRIASLLRQKNMDISVAHVIETVRLAQATAALRNLPYPSLNEYNEAVTTVMGFGDDILLQIIREELIISNRLGSVPDNVPKVPLLVDVEKTQKSLRVPFTAEIKELILDLRKPNDLERSIFFHRLQLLGIDWAIHGEIDGKGTFKEQWTLYHKPEQIIDIIERAIWGNTVMEATQKYLQATMEEIFHIPELTALLNEVLPADLPALVEAMTVRLDALSAASTDILEMMEAIPGLVNIVRYGNVRNLDFSKVGSMLEAMVARILAGGVLVCINIDEEAASGLLDKLVATDYALSILNREELNRMWRNFICQIRSSANVHPLLSGYATRLLNDKGEITMEEMQDTLSYYSSVGNSPADMAYWFEGFLRSSGSVLLLDDRLWNLVNTWVCAQEQETFMELLPILRRTFSEFTSAERRKLGEKARHAGTATARPLAGTEDLNLDREEAARVIPVIRQLLGLETK; encoded by the coding sequence ATGGCGATTCATTTATTAGGTATTAGGCATCATGGTCCCGGCTCATGCCGCAATGTGCTGAATTACCTGCAAGAACTGCAACCGGATTTGATTCTGGTAGAAGGTCCGGCAGAAGCAGAGGCATTGCTTGCTTGTGTGGGAAATCTGCAGATGGTTCCTCCCGTTGCGTTGTTGGCTTATCAGCCCGACGAACCGCAACGGGCAGTATTCTATCCGTTTGCTGAGTTCTCTCCGGAATGGCAGGCGATGCGATATGCCGTACAGAATGGGGTTCCTCTTCGTTTCTTCGATTTGCCTTTGGTTTATTCGATGGCTCTCCGTAAACAGGAAGAGCTGAAGGCTTCGGAAGAATTGACGGAATCCGTTGACGGACAAACAGACCCGACCGAAACAGAAGCGACCGAAACGGAAACGATCGAAATGGAAGCTGCAGAAATGGAAGTGGCGGAAGAAACAGTCACAGCGGCAGAAGAAAAGAAAGAAGAATCAATCGGCGATCCGTTTGATTGGCTGGCTCGTGCCGCCGGATGTACCGATGGAGAATCCTGGTGGGAAATGATGATTGAACACCGAAAGGAATCTGAAGATATATTTCAGGCGGTGAAGGAAGCGGTCACTGCTCTTCGGGAAGAACTTTCCGGACAGACTTCCGCCCGTGATTTGCTTCGTGAAGCCTGGATGCGTAAAATGATACGGGCGGCACAGAAAGAAAACTTTGAGCGCATTGCCGTTGTTTGCGGTGCTTGGCATGTGCCCGCATTGGAGGATATGCCTAAAGTGAAAGAGGATAACGCATTGCTGAAAGGCTTGCCGAAAGTAAAAATAGAATGTACATGGATTCCGTGGACATATAATCGGTTGGCTCTGCGTAGCGGTTATGGCGCGGGAATAGAATCTCCGGGATGGTATCACTATCTTTGGCATCATCCGGAAGATGACGGTACGCTTTGGATAAGCCGGATAGCCTCTTTGTTGCGACAGAAGAATATGGATATTTCGGTGGCTCACGTCATTGAGACTGTCCGACTGGCACAAGCTACGGCCGCACTCCGAAATCTGCCCTATCCTTCACTGAACGAATATAACGAGGCTGTGACTACCGTGATGGGGTTTGGAGATGACATCTTGTTGCAAATCATTCGTGAAGAGCTCATTATCAGCAATCGTTTGGGAAGCGTTCCCGATAATGTGCCCAAAGTGCCGTTGCTGGTAGATGTGGAGAAGACACAGAAAAGTCTGCGTGTTCCGTTCACTGCCGAAATAAAAGAGCTGATACTGGACCTCCGCAAACCCAATGACCTTGAACGGAGTATCTTTTTTCATCGTCTGCAATTGTTGGGAATTGACTGGGCGATTCACGGAGAAATAGACGGTAAAGGTACTTTTAAAGAACAATGGACCTTATATCATAAACCGGAACAGATTATCGATATCATTGAGCGGGCGATATGGGGAAATACGGTGATGGAAGCTACCCAAAAGTATTTGCAGGCAACTATGGAGGAGATTTTTCATATTCCTGAGTTGACCGCATTATTGAACGAGGTGCTTCCGGCAGATCTTCCCGCATTGGTGGAGGCTATGACCGTGCGGCTGGATGCGCTTTCGGCAGCCTCGACCGATATTCTTGAAATGATGGAAGCGATTCCCGGACTGGTGAATATCGTCCGTTACGGAAATGTCCGCAACCTCGACTTCTCGAAGGTAGGTAGTATGCTTGAGGCGATGGTTGCGCGTATTCTTGCAGGCGGTGTGCTGGTATGTATCAATATTGATGAAGAAGCGGCAAGCGGTCTGCTCGACAAATTAGTTGCCACAGACTATGCCCTTTCTATTCTGAATCGGGAAGAACTGAACCGGATGTGGCGTAATTTTATCTGTCAAATACGCTCATCGGCCAATGTCCATCCGTTATTGTCCGGTTACGCCACTCGTTTGCTGAATGATAAAGGTGAGATAACGATGGAAGAAATGCAGGATACGTTAAGTTACTATTCGTCGGTTGGTAATTCTCCGGCAGACATGGCTTATTGGTTTGAAGGATTCCTGCGCTCTTCGGGTTCGGTGTTACTACTGGACGATCGTCTTTGGAATCTGGTAAATACCTGGGTGTGTGCGCAGGAGCAAGAGACGTTTATGGAGTTGTTGCCGATTCTGCGGCGTACTTTCAGTGAATTTACTTCGGCCGAGCGCCGTAAACTGGGAGAAAAGGCACGTCATGCCGGAACTGCCACCGCCCGTCCCCTTGCCGGAACAGAGGATTTGAATCTCGACCGGGAAGAGGCGGCAAGAGTAATTCCGGTGATTCGTCAGTTGTTGGGACTTGAAACAAAGTAA
- a CDS encoding vWA domain-containing protein → MEEELLKRWRLILGGDEADGTGVSLSVEERRIDQSLEAVYDSDRRGGLGSSAPKVSRWLGEIREFFPQTVVQVIQRDAIKRLNLTTLLTEKEMLETVVPNVHLVATLMSLSQVIPEKNKEMARQIVRQVADELLRKLSAPTQQAVTGALNRSARRRNPRYNEIDWKTTITKNLKNYQPEYKTIIPEIRIGYGRKRKAMKDIILCLDQSGSMGTSVIYSGIFGSVLASIPAVSTRMVVFDTAVVDLTDDLQDPVDLLFGVQLGGGTDIAQALTYCQGIVTRPQDTVLVLVTDLYEGGDPREMRKKFVSLVDSGVQLIVLPALNDDGAPSYDKNHAEFLASIGVPTFACTPDKFPDLMAAALSKQDIGMWVSQNIKMS, encoded by the coding sequence ATGGAAGAAGAATTACTGAAAAGATGGCGTTTGATATTGGGGGGTGATGAGGCCGATGGCACAGGCGTATCGTTGAGCGTGGAAGAACGGCGGATCGACCAATCCTTGGAAGCCGTATATGATAGCGACAGGAGGGGAGGGCTGGGCTCCTCGGCTCCCAAAGTCAGCCGATGGCTGGGGGAGATTCGTGAGTTTTTCCCACAGACAGTGGTGCAGGTGATTCAGCGGGATGCCATCAAGCGGTTGAATCTGACTACGTTGCTTACAGAAAAGGAAATGTTGGAAACGGTGGTTCCCAATGTGCATTTGGTGGCTACCTTGATGTCTTTAAGTCAGGTTATTCCGGAGAAGAATAAAGAGATGGCGCGTCAGATAGTCCGTCAGGTGGCTGATGAATTGCTCCGCAAACTGTCGGCACCTACTCAACAGGCGGTGACCGGTGCGTTGAACCGCTCCGCCCGTCGCCGGAATCCCCGCTATAATGAAATAGACTGGAAAACAACCATTACGAAGAATCTGAAAAATTACCAGCCGGAGTATAAGACGATTATTCCTGAAATACGTATCGGATACGGTCGTAAGAGGAAAGCCATGAAAGATATCATCCTGTGTTTGGACCAAAGTGGTTCTATGGGCACGTCCGTGATTTACTCCGGCATTTTTGGTTCCGTATTGGCGTCTATTCCGGCTGTCTCTACCCGAATGGTCGTGTTTGACACGGCGGTTGTCGACCTTACGGACGATTTGCAAGATCCTGTCGATCTGCTTTTTGGAGTACAACTAGGAGGAGGAACGGATATTGCCCAGGCTTTGACTTATTGTCAAGGCATAGTGACCCGCCCGCAAGATACAGTGCTCGTATTGGTGACCGACCTTTATGAAGGAGGCGACCCGAGAGAGATGCGAAAGAAATTTGTATCTCTTGTCGACAGCGGCGTGCAACTGATTGTGTTGCCGGCATTGAATGATGATGGTGCTCCGTCTTATGACAAGAACCATGCGGAATTTTTAGCTTCTATCGGCGTACCCACTTTTGCCTGCACTCCGGATAAGTTTCCCGACCTGATGGCGGCTGCTCTTAGCAAACAGGATATCGGTATGTGGGTTTCTCAAAACATAAAGATGTCCTGA
- the mdh gene encoding malate dehydrogenase codes for MSKVTVVGAGNVGATCANVLAFNEVADEVVMLDVKEGVSEGKAMDMMQTAQLLGFDSTLVGCTNDYAQTANSDVVVITSGIPRKPGMTREELIGVNAGIVKSVAENLLKYSPNAIIVVISNPMDTMTYLALKALGLPKNRVIGMGGALDSSRFKYFLSQAIGCNANEVEGMVIGGHGDTTMIPLTRFATYKGMPVSNFISAEKLEEVAAATMVGGATLTKLLGTSAWYAPGAAGAFVVESILHDQKKMIPCSVLLEGEYGESDLCIGVPVILGKNGIEKIVELNLNEDEKAKFAASAKAVHGTNAALKEVGAL; via the coding sequence ATGTCAAAAGTAACCGTAGTAGGCGCAGGTAACGTAGGTGCTACATGTGCAAATGTACTTGCTTTTAATGAAGTAGCAGACGAAGTAGTAATGCTGGACGTTAAAGAAGGCGTTTCAGAAGGTAAAGCAATGGATATGATGCAGACAGCTCAATTGCTGGGTTTCGACTCTACATTGGTAGGCTGCACTAACGACTATGCTCAGACTGCTAACTCTGACGTTGTTGTGATTACTTCAGGTATTCCTCGTAAACCGGGTATGACTCGTGAAGAATTGATCGGCGTGAATGCTGGTATTGTTAAATCGGTAGCAGAAAACTTGTTGAAATATTCTCCTAACGCTATCATCGTCGTTATCTCTAACCCGATGGATACAATGACTTATTTGGCATTGAAGGCTCTGGGCTTGCCGAAAAACCGTGTGATCGGTATGGGTGGTGCTTTGGATAGCTCTCGTTTCAAATATTTCTTGTCTCAAGCTATCGGTTGCAACGCTAACGAAGTAGAAGGTATGGTTATCGGCGGTCACGGTGATACTACTATGATTCCTTTGACTCGTTTCGCTACTTACAAAGGTATGCCTGTATCCAACTTCATCTCTGCCGAAAAACTGGAAGAAGTTGCCGCTGCTACAATGGTAGGTGGTGCTACACTGACTAAATTGCTGGGTACTTCTGCATGGTATGCACCGGGTGCAGCCGGAGCATTCGTAGTTGAATCTATCCTTCATGACCAAAAGAAGATGATTCCTTGTTCTGTATTATTGGAAGGTGAATACGGCGAATCAGATCTTTGCATCGGCGTTCCTGTAATCCTTGGCAAGAACGGTATCGAAAAGATCGTTGAACTGAACCTGAACGAAGACGAAAAAGCTAAGTTCGCAGCTAGCGCAAAAGCTGTTCACGGAACGAACGCTGCTTTGAAAGAAGTAGGCGCTCTGTAA